From the Chiloscyllium plagiosum isolate BGI_BamShark_2017 chromosome 10, ASM401019v2, whole genome shotgun sequence genome, the window gatgcggtctcctctacattggggagactggaagcctcccagcagagcactttagggaacatctccgagacacccgcaccaatcaaccacaccgccctgtggcccaacatttcaactccccctcccattctgccgaggacatggagttcctgggcctccttcatcgccgctccctcaccaccagacgcctggaggaagaacgcctcatcttctgcctcggaacacttcaaccccagggcatcaatgtggactgcaacagtttcctcattttcccttcctccacctcaccctagttccaaacttccagctcagcactgcccccgtgacttgtcctacctgcctatcttcttttccacccatccactccaccctcctccctgacctatcaccttcatcccctcccccactcacctattgtactcgatgctactttctccccacccccaccctcttccagcttatctctccacgcttcaggctctctgcctttattcctgatgtgtAATCTAGCTGCTTAAACATTAATGCAAAAGCATGAAAGCTGAAGGTACTGGAATCTGATATGTAATTCTTGTGTCAGTTACAGCATGTTTGTACAGTTTCTTTGTCTACTAATTTTAACCTAAGATCATTTAAAGAACTAGTAATAACTTTGTTTTCAAGTCAGGGCATTCCATACTGCCGCcctataaatataaatatttttgaaatataatcagAAGCCACAGGCAGGTTGTGAGAAGGAAAGTCCCCGTAAATAGTAATGAGGCAAATAGGCAAACACAACTGTCTTTATGATGTTGGATGAGGAATAAACCTTGATTAAAACTTTTTCAAACAGTACCAAGCTTCCTTTGACTCGACGTAGACAGTGAAAACTTGATTTAACATTTTATCTGATAAATGACACCCTGGGTGCAGCACCCCTTCATTACTGCTCCAAAAAATGATTCTGGATTCTATGCGCAAATGTTTGGAGTGGTGCTTCTAAGAGGCAAATTGTTGTTGCTGAGTCAAGGTGTTCTGTATGAATGTCACTGATTTCCCGCTATAGCAACAATTTTTAAAGGTATGGCTATGGCATTCTCTGGTGGAAAAACTAGCACCTGACTCTGTTTGACTTTTTTCTTTTCCTTGCAGGTGATCATTTAATTACTGTCTAAACATAAAACTGAAAAAAGCCtaacttttatttatatattcCAGGTATCCAAAGCAGCAGCAGATTTGATGGCTTACTGCGAAGCCCATGCTAAAGAAGATCCTTTGCTGACACCAGTTCCTGCATCAGAAAACCCCTTCAGAGAGAAGAAGTTCTTTTGTGCTGTCCTGTAAAGTCTCACACAGCCTGAAAATCAGGCTGTTCTGAACAATGATGTTGAATTTTACCAATGTGGACACCTTTATGTccacagaatttttagcaaagcCTGGAAGCTACAGGGATGTGCATGTTTAAAGAATCTTGTCAGCTTATTGGGAATGGAAGCAGAAGACCTACCTTGTGAAAATAGAGATTCTAAAACAGCTTAGAATGAAACAGTGTAGAGATGTGTAACAATTTTGCTCTTGCAAAAACCATAAATTATGTTTGATAGTTTAATGTCTAAAGTATGACAGTTGTTCTAAGAAAGGTAAATACTGAGGAAAATGTATAATTTTATTGGAATGATAATTGttcttcaaaataattttaatttaagtGGCAAAGTATACAAATAAGATAGATTACTGTGGTGTTGTACCTTAACATTTGGTTATGTGCTTTTTGCATTAGAGTAGCACAATGATATGCTGGACTTTGCTTTGAGAGCTGATTTTCAAGGAAGAGAAATGTTACTAACAAGCattttggcaaatggagtgtcATTTGTAAAACATCAAAGCTGGCAGCTTGTGTATTTTCTTAAAATCTTAGTGCTCCTCCAACATTTGTGTATAGTTGCTTATAGTTTCTGCTAGTACAAGTAACACATGCTATTTAGTGATCCTAATATTTGTGATAGCAACAAAAGAATTGCATGGAAGTGTTCCAGCCATTCCCCTTTTAATTGATTTTAGTTTAGATGATCGAAAATGATGCAATGTAAATATATAGAATACAAggttttaatttcaaattctaACTGTTAATGAAGCACAGCCTATTTCTTAACAGCCCTGTTCTCTCACTAATGCTTGTGAACACTATAAGAAATATGTGTCattaaaccatttatataaactgTTTATACCAAATTAAACATTGTAATATAACAGATGTTTTACTGGAAGTAAAACTTGCATGCAAACAATAGTACATAGACATACATGACAATGTTTGAAAAGCAAGATCAATTGTCAATAAGTAGCTTTGTATACAAGGAACTGAAAAAAAGACTAGATGACAAAATTTTCTATTTGTTCATAAGTTTAACACAATCAAACaattttaaaaccaaaagaattcaTCCCTTAATacaatctttgtttttttttaacctggctAAAACAGCAGTAAAGTTTATTGGACAGTGTAATGCGCAGATGAACAAACAGGTCTCAACTTCTGTGAATAATCAGATAATTTTACCTCCGACTGTTTCACCGCCTTTTAGCAAACCTTTTTGATATTTTCAGATATGTATTTTTACTCAATTGCTAACTTTCTTAGATCTGCATGTACTAACATCTGCCATTACACTGTCAAAACAAGCCCGCTGCTTCATTTCCAGTTTAAATCAAAGGAGTGATTTATCATAGTATTAGACCCGCATTAGCACAGAAAAGTCAGAATTATCATTGAACAAACTGATACATTAACCAAAGCAACTACATTGAAAACATTACAAACTAAGAAAGACTGACATGTATGACTATGGCTTTTTGAGTCTAATTTTTCTCTAAATTGTGTTCATGGCAGCAGTGAGTTGTAGTGCCTAAATGAATCTACAGGAATGCTATATCTGATAGTGAGAATAAAAGGGATGTGTGAATTTTCTTAAACTGAGTGCATTGTAAAAATGTGTATTGTATTTCTGGTTGTATACCCTTGTTAGCTTTGTATAGGGAAACTTGAACAAAGTCTGATGTATTGCACATTTTCATGCCATGTGAACAATGtatcagttttaaataaaatcttcaGAACATTTCACTTACATGCATTTTGAACTGTATTATGAATGATATACTTCATTAATAAATGCACTATTAAGGGGGAAGATTAGAAATGGTGCTATTCCTCAAGACATTCATACTACCgtgttaaaaatctcacaccaggttatagtccaacaggtttaattggaagcacacgagctttcagagcgccgctccttcgtcaggtaataGTGGAGGACACcgttgtaaggcacagaatttatagcaagaatttacagtgtgatgtaactgaaattatagattaaaaaataccttgattgacTGTTGAGTCTTTAATCTGTTCGAATAACATGATAGTTTCActgctttcatgtgtaaatcacaaaacccttttttaaaagttgcattctcaggttagctgtgaCAATTCATGTTAGCTAAACAATATtttaaaggtgttagccccctgtgttctctgtctatgccatgatgtttagattgtttctaatctaaaaagtgagataacaaagttttacatgaattcatgcagtttttgagcaaagtccaatgtaactctgcaagtacaaattatgttgaaggcatcttgaaacctattgtacaggggatccccaacttctgtcgtgacactacggatttcttacagaaactcagcacacacagaccagtcgaaccgggaacattgctcgtcacaatggatgtttccgcactctacaccagcatcccccacaattatggcatcactgcaacagcctcagtactaaacaccaacaactgccaatctccaaacaccatcctacaagcAGCTCGCTacgaacaatgatttgtttgaggtttgatggttgtttaaaggcaagcagtggaggtgtggggaaggtcttccACCcaaaactcatctgctttatcctcgatcacaacaccttcacctttgacaaccagttcttcatccagacacatggaacagccatggggaccagatttgcaccccaatatgccaacatttttatgcacaggttcgaacaagatctctttatgcaggatctccaaccaacattattcACCAGggacattgacgacattttcttcctctggacccatggcgaggagtcactgataaaactacaccatgatatcaacaagtttcatcccaccatcaaactcaccatgggttactctcgactatctgtctcattcttgaactcatacatctccatcaaggatggacacctcagcaccacactctaccgcaaacccatagacaacctcacaatgctacacttctccagcttccacccaaaacgtattaaaacagccattccctatggacaagccttaCGCGTACACCAGATctactcagatgaggaggaacgtgacgggcacctggaagtactcagggataccctcacaagaatggggtacgatgctcaacgcatcgaccgccagttctgatgtgccacagcaaggaaccgtaatgacctcctcaggagacagacacatgctgcaactgacagggtacccttcgttgttcagtacttcccaggagctgacaAACTATGCCgtgttcttcatgacctgcaacacattatcaatgaggatgagcacctcaccaagaccttccccacacctccactgcttgcctttaaacaaccatcaaacctcaaacaaatcattgttcgtAGCGAGCTGctcggctctcaggacaactccgtacaaccctgtcatggtaggcgctgcaagtCATGTCAGAGTGtgaacatggataccaccattacacgtggggacagctcccaccttgtacatggcaggtactcatgtgactcagccaacNNNNNNNNNNNNNNNNNNNNNNNNNNNNNNNNNNNNNNNNNNNNNNNNNNNNNNNNNNNNNNNNNNNNNNNNNNNNNNNNNNNNNNNNNNNNNNNNNNNNNNNNNNNNNNNNNNNNNNNNNNNNNNNNNNNNNNNNNNNNNNNNNNNNNNNNNNNNNNNNNNNNNNNNNNNNNNNNNNNNNNNNNNNNNNNNNNNNNNNNNNNNNNNNNNNNNNNNNNNNNNNNNNNNNNNNNNNNNNNNNNNNNNNNNNNNNNNNNNNNNNNNNNNNNNNNNNNNNNNNNNNNNNNNNNNNNNNNNNNNNNNNNNNNNNNNNNNNNNNNNNNNNNNNNNNNNNNNNNNNNNNNNNNNNNNNNNNNNNNNNNNNNNNNNNNNNNNNNNNNNNNNNNNNNNNNNNNNNNNNNNNNNNNNNNNNNNNNNNNNNNNNNNNNNNNNNNNNNNNNNNNNNNNNNNNNNNNNNNNNNNNNNNNNNNNNNNNNNNNNNNNNNNNNNNNNNNNNNNNNNNNNNNNNNNNNNNNNNNNNNNNNNNNNNNNNNNNNNNNNNNNNNNNNNNNNNNNNNNNNNNNNNNNNNNNNNNNNNNNNNNNNNNNNNNNNNNNNNNNNNNNNNNNNNNNNNNNNNNNNNNNNNNNNNNNNNNNNNNNNNNNNNNtgtgtgtgtgtgtgtgtgtgtaggagtatctgtgtgtatgtatagtgcaatggtggtcaccgagcagaggctgatagctaagttcggtacccatagggagggcctcaaccgggactttgggttcatgtcatattacaggtgaccaccattgcactatacacacacgcagatactcctacacacacacacacacacacacaggcactcctatacacacatacgcacggacacacatacacacagacgtgcatactgacacccacacacatgcaccccctcacaaacgtaagacactctacactccactacatacacacacacatacactctctcacactcacaacccccaacatagacagacacaaagacccacatacacacacacattttgtggggtgaatttgtactttgtactttgctcaaaaactgcatgaattcatgtaaaactttgttatctcactttttagattagaattaatctaaacatcatggcatagacagggaacacaggggactaacacctttaacatattgtctagctaacattaattgttacagctaacctgagaatgtaacttttaaaaaagggtttcGTGATTTACGcatggaagaagtgaaactatcgtggtattcaaacagatgaaagactcaacagacaatcaaggtattttttaatctataatttcagttacgtcacacatTAAATTCTTGCTTtactgtgccttacaattgtgtcctccaccatcacctgatgaaggagcggcgctccgaaagctagtgtgctttccaattaaacctttccaattggactataacctggtgttgtatgatttttaactttgtacaccccaatccaaaactggcatctccaaatcattcatactaCCATGAACTTGTGTAACAATTTATTACCTGCTGTCTgtccaagatttttttaaaaaaatcccaaggtgtgtgtgtggctagcatttttttttctttgagagggtggtagtgagctgcctccttgaactgctgctgttccTTGGGGATTACTCAAATCCACAATGCAGTTAtcaagggagtcccaggattttgacccagtgacagaatGACAGCAATATAAATCCAAAGCAGGATGGTGTTTGAATTGAAGGGGAAGtagcaggtgatggtgttccaatgcatctgctgTTCTAGTCCTCTGAGGTTGCAGAGATTGCTGGTTTGCAAGATGCTCTTACAGGAGTCTGAGTGAGATACTGCAATCCATCTTGTAAATATTATACATTAAGGCTACTttacatcagtggtgaagggactaAATGTGAAAGGATACCAGTCAAGTGCGATGCTTTGTTctaaatggtgtcaagctgcttcattgatgtttgaactgcactcattcaaacAAATATTCCATCatgatttgtgccttgcagatggtggacaggcaatAGGGATTCATGGAGTtgcacagcacaaaacagaccctcAGTCTAGCTTGTTTGCGCTGAgcagatatcttaaactgatctagtcccaattgccagcatttggccaaactcccttccaattcatatactcatccagatgcctttgaaatgttgtaattgtaccagccttccacttactctggtagctcattccatacacgcaccaccctccatgtgaaaatgttacccttcgggtcccttttgaatctctcccctctccccttaaacttataccctttagttttggactcccctactctgggaggaaaaagaccttggctattcaccctatcaatacgtcatgattttataaacctatataagatcacccctgatcctctgacactccaggggaaaaaacccccagtttctccctatagctcaaaccctccaatcctggcaacatccaagtaattcttttctgaaccctttcaagtttaacaacatgtttcctataatagggagaccagaattgaacaccgtATTCAAaaggtggtctcaccaatgtcctatacagtcgcaacatgtgttccaactcctatattcaatgcatgaATCACGAGTCAGAAGTATTTAAATTGTTGGTTTGGTTCAATTACTGGCCTATAGTAATGTCcgtgatgttgatagtgggcatAAATACTaaacaaaactgaaacaactgtggatactgtacatcagaaacaaaaacagaaatcgctagaaaagcttagcaggtcgagcagcagctgtggagacaaatcagagttgatgttttgggttgagtgacccttcctcagaggaacccaaaacatcaactgtgacttctctccacagatgctgccagacctgctgagcttttccagtaatttgtttttgttgttgattgtgggagattcagtgaaggCTGTGCCACTGAATGCCAACGGACGATGgtcagattctgtcttgttggaggtgTTTATTGCTGGTAGCTTGTGTGGCACAACCGCCATTCATCAGCTCCTGTTGGATGTTGCATATTGACACAAGacgcttcagtatctgagggatcgcaaatggtgctgaacattgtgcaatcatcagtgaagatCCCcagttttttaaaacatttattcataagggcgtcactggctaggccagcagttattgtctgtctctaattgctcagagggcagttaagagtccagtgacccttcttcagaacattttgaTACGGAGGTCACTGAAACCGAAagtttgactctgctttctctccacagatgatgccagacctgttgagattctccagcaatttttgtctgACACACATAAAGACAAAAAAATGGTCctctcagtggtgggaaaataaATTCCTGGGAAACGCTTCAAATGCTCCAGTCCTCAACATTCAATGGAATGTTTCTTTTGTTTCCCAATTGTTCAGTCCTCTGATCATTTCCATCAGGTTCTTTCACTTCGTCACAGAATAACTGGTTCATGAATTACAAAAACTGTCTTATTGGGTAAAAGCAGCAGCTTCCATCAACTTGTAGGAGAAAATAAACTGTCTTTCTCCAGGCTTCAGGTATTTTACTGGAGAGACACGCCATCTGTTTTTTCAATAGTCTGAAGGTTTCTGCCAGtatcattcacacccacaagctgtttgGTTACCCAGTAGCCAATGAGAGAGTTGTTGTCAGGCTGATAGTCTTTGGCATCCACAACTGGTCACAAAGTCACAACCAATCAGCAATCTTTCGCCAGCCAAATCTCACATTGTACACAGACCCCTGAGCTACACCATCCACAAACATCATCTCATGCTGCTTGAatgaagcagcagtgtaaacacaaTGAATTTCAGAAACTCTTTTCAAAACagaaacaactttttaaaaaggtagaAATTCCTTTTTCAGTCTTTTGTTGCAAAACTGGCCTTATCCCCAATTCAGTTGACAGTCAaaattacattcctgatgaagggctcctgcccgaaacgttgattctcctgttcctcagaggctgcatgacctgttgtgcttttccagcaccacacactttcgactctgatctccagcatctgcagtcctcactttttcctaatcaAAATTACAGTAAATTGTAAAGATACAACCTTTACAAGTGTCAGTAACCAGAGTATTGTTAAGCAAACGTTTGTCAACAAGTCCTTCCATCACATCTCTAATGACTGATAGGATGGTAGTTGAGTGtgctggatttgtcctgttttttgtggaCTAGTCATACCCAgataattttccatattgccaagtagatgtcagtgttgtagttgtactgaAATAGTTTGGCTAGGGGTATAGCTAGTTTACAGTTGTTGTCGCTGGCAATCATTCCCTAACAAGTATAATTGTCTGCCTGGGAAATCCCTTGtcactggtctccttcctatcagaaagatgttgtgaaacttgaaagggttcagaaaagatttacaaggatgttgccaaggttggaaggcTTGAgccatagagagaggctgaataggctagggctgttttccctggagcattggagactgaggagtgatctaatagaagtatataaaatcatgaggacatggataggataaatagacaaggtcttttccctggggtgggggagtccaaagctcgagggcataggcttaggctgagaggggaacgatataaaagggacctaaggagctactttttcacacagagggtggtatgtgtatggaatgagctgccagcggaagtggtggaggctgttacaactaaagcatttaaaaggcgtctggatggggatatgaataagaagggtttagaggcatatgggccaagtgctggcaagcgggactagattgggttgggatatctggttggcatggacgagttggactgaagggtctgtttccatgctgtacatctctacgacgcTATGACACTGGTCATGGATTCTTTGGGTCCTTGTATGGTTGATGAGCCTGATCCTAGAGCTACACCTCTGACTACTCATTTGGCAGGTGTTTTCggaaggtggaattggtccttaGCCTCGTGATtgctggcattcctttctctggttTCTTTTCCATACCTCTTCTTGCTGATGTGTGTTCTTGATGAATTGTCTCCCTTCATATTCAGAGGCATCTCAGACCACTGCAGTATATCACAAGATAATCTGATGAATTTTGTCTGCCAGTTTAGCCATTATTTGTCGGAGTCAGATTGAGACCAAGTTGTTAGATTATTTCATTGATAAGTAGTGTGAACAACTGATGTACTTTGTGGGACTGCCCTGTAATTTTATATTTTCTCATGTTCCAATTCAGACCCAAGCCAGTTTGAGATGCATACCAAAATATCTTTcctatttttaaatcaacctgtttaaaTAAGTTTTGAAACACCTCCATGGCTAGTGTAAGTTGAACTCAGTCCTGGTCAAGGGATAAGACACTACCAGTGTGCCACAATAGGCACAAATCAGGGAGCATGAGAAACACAGTCAGCAGGAGAGTAAACTATATGACTGTTAtggattttagaaaaaaaaacatcaccTTAACtactggtggcatggtggctcagtggttagcactgctgcctcacaacaccaggtttgattctagcttcgggcaactctgtgtggaatttgcacattctccttgtgtatgcatgggtttcctcccacaatccaaagatgtccaggtcaggtgaattggccgttctaaaatgtccatagtattaggtgcattagtcagaaggggtgggttactcttcagagggtcgctatggacttgtagggaatctaatctctactCAGCCATAACTATAAAATACTTTTTTTCTGGTCAGCTACTTTCCACACATCAGTCTTACCTGATTccacttcatttattttcttgtttatttCTATCCAGAGAATGCTTTTATGCCCCActgatttcttaaaaaaaacatatccCCATGATTTTCACTTTATATCGATCCTGTCAGTCAATTAATTAATGAATTAATCCCAATCTCCTTACTTGTTACGTGAACAGatctctttttcaataaaatttgtgaagACATGCAAACAGTCCTTGATCATAACTAATGGAAAGATTTTTTCATATTCCATACAATACTGTCAACTTCCCATGTTCTCCCTTTTTATGGCATGTCACAAAAGTatccaaaaacaaaattgatttatttttttcattttgttgtaACTCCTCATGCAACCAGGATTCCCTCTTCAAGGACTTTCATCGATTTCGTGGAGAAAACACCTTCATTTGTGAAACAGTCTAATTACTGCAATTgcattatttcattttattttggaaatttattttctttcaagcaTTTCCTTATGTCAGCAATGCAAATTCACAAACTTTTCTCAGCAATAGCCTTTGTCAAATATACATTATCCCAAGAGATCTGTTTTCCACATTACATTGTATTAGCAAACGTTTTCTCAGATTGCTCCTTGTGTATGATTTCCTTAAAGAATATTCAATATTCCTGTGTCTATAGCACTAATGTTTCATTGGTTTAAGTTCTTTGCAGCTGAATTAGTAGTTTACCACAACTATAATATTCTACTGGGAATCACCATTCTTCTTTTGTGATATCAATCACAGTTCCCCAAACCTGAGGCAGGCAAATCTCTTAAATTCCTTAATCTTATAATGCCCCTTACTAGGTAACCTTTTAATGAATCGATTCCAACACTGTGGATCTGCATTCATTGTCCAACACAATGCAATTGGATGAAGCTGTAACTAAAAATTACTGGGCTGAAGCCTTTCCCTACAAAGTCCTCTGTCTGTTCAGTAGCacctcttcttcagaatgttccATGTCAAactaattttgaaaatgttattatTCCATTTAGAATAACTCATAGTATAATTGTCCTTCAATTTGCTTCTAAAGCATCTGTTGACCATATCCCAAACATTCCTGCAGTTAATTCTTCTGTTACAATTCTCCAGTACCTGCTGTCTGTTATAATTGCCAGCAGTATCTTTATCCTCACTCCTTTTAGTAACAATGTTTTAATGCTTTCAACGTGTATGTTGGTGACTTCACGTTGTTGCTACCATTCAATTCTCCATTCTTTGCATTACTTCTGAATGTCCCTTTGAAACATGAAGACCACTAGGAGATAATGTCTTCCCGGGAACCTAATAAGTCCTCTGACATCTATTCCAAAGCATATTTCtttctgaaacgttaacttcaGTTAATACTAGCTCGCATCCAACAACAAATTCAGAGAGGCGAGATCAAAATGTGTGTCTTGTGGCACACATAGAGATGACGGAGAGAAGCTGTTAAGTGGGTGAGGAACTGTAGGAGATTTGGAAAGTTAGGCTGCTGAGTGAGCGCAGTGGTGCATCTTAGTTTTAGGGCTTTTGGAACAGCCTGCTATACTCATTTTATGGAGAGTGGGTTTGTATTCTGGAAATACACAACTGCTTGTTAATATCTGAAAAAGTAATTCCCTTTGGAGAAAGAACTTGATCATGGATAGAAATATAAGTAATTTTGTTAAGATGAAGGTTGTGCTAACAAGAAAACGGAAACTTATGgtggaaaggggaaaaaaatgtccTAAGATGCCACATTCTGTCTGTTTTTCCTGTATGTTTCAAAAACCTGAAATGAGTTACAATCCACTGGAGGaacatagatctttgaaatgtGGATCTAGGATGTTTGCCCGAATTCCATAGAGAGACCATAGACACATTAAAAAGTACTGGAAATCACAAGAGCaaaaagaacttttaaaatgtgacaACCAGAAAATATTAGTACTTCAGTCATTTAATCAGAGATGAAAAGAGAT encodes:
- the LOC122553597 gene encoding guanine nucleotide-binding protein G(I)/G(S)/G(O) subunit gamma-2, which gives rise to MASNNTTGIAQARKMVEQLKMEANIDRIKVSKAAADLMAYCEAHAKEDPLLTPVPASENPFREKKFFCAVL